In Alkalinema sp. FACHB-956, the following proteins share a genomic window:
- a CDS encoding peroxiredoxin: protein MSLRLGDTVPNFTQDSSEGTINFHDWAGDSWVVLFSHPADYTPVCTTELGMVAKLKPEFEKRNVKVIALSVDSAESHKGWIGDINETQSCSVNYPILADEDKKVSELYDMIHPNSSTGNTLTVRSVFIIDNNKKLRLSITYPASTGRNFDELLRVIDSLQLTDNYSVATPANWTDGGDCVVVPSIPTDAAREKFPKGVTEIKPYLRMTPQPNK from the coding sequence ATGTCTCTCCGTTTAGGCGATACCGTCCCCAACTTTACCCAAGACTCCTCGGAAGGAACGATCAATTTTCACGATTGGGCCGGTGATAGCTGGGTGGTTCTCTTTTCCCACCCTGCGGACTACACCCCCGTCTGCACCACTGAGCTAGGCATGGTGGCTAAGCTCAAGCCCGAATTTGAAAAGCGCAATGTGAAAGTCATCGCCCTCAGCGTCGATAGCGCAGAATCCCACAAGGGTTGGATTGGTGACATCAACGAGACCCAAAGCTGCTCTGTGAACTATCCCATCCTGGCGGATGAAGATAAAAAAGTGTCGGAACTATACGACATGATTCACCCCAACTCCAGCACGGGTAACACGCTGACAGTTCGATCGGTCTTCATTATCGATAACAACAAAAAGCTGCGCCTCAGCATCACCTATCCCGCCAGCACAGGCCGGAACTTTGATGAGTTGCTGCGGGTGATCGATTCCCTGCAACTGACCGATAACTATAGCGTGGCGACCCCTGCTAACTGGACCGATGGTGGCGACTGCGTAGTGGTGCCTTCGATTCCGACCGATGCAGCCCGCGAGAAATTCCCCAAAGGCGTCACGGAAATCAAGCCCTACCTGCGGATGACCCCCCAGCCTAATAAATAA
- a CDS encoding peptidylprolyl isomerase has protein sequence MESKAFLTIDDQDLSLRECMRYLQASGKLQDFLAGILRQHILQQEVDTREDLEIGEGIIEQAIIDFRLQNQLTEPQAFQEFLNRNGSDYTTFHKQISNNFKVEKLKAVVTEPKLQEYFIERKVFLDRVVLSRIIVDNADLAEELKTQIQEEGASFEALAKQYSLTDDKMVNGMMGPVSRGTLPDAIRAQIDAANPGDLLGPIELENRWGLFRVEQKMDATLDDVQLQQALRNELFERWIADKIQKMTVKLQVGE, from the coding sequence ATGGAATCTAAAGCGTTTCTCACGATCGACGATCAAGATCTGTCCCTGCGGGAATGTATGCGCTACCTGCAAGCATCCGGTAAGCTACAGGATTTTCTGGCTGGGATCTTGCGGCAGCATATTTTGCAGCAGGAAGTTGATACCCGCGAAGATCTAGAGATTGGAGAGGGAATTATCGAGCAGGCGATCATTGATTTCCGCTTACAAAATCAATTAACTGAGCCCCAAGCCTTCCAAGAGTTCCTGAATCGGAATGGCTCAGACTACACCACCTTCCATAAACAAATTAGTAATAACTTTAAGGTGGAGAAGCTGAAAGCAGTGGTGACTGAACCGAAGCTGCAAGAGTACTTTATCGAGCGTAAGGTATTCCTCGATCGGGTCGTTCTCTCCCGCATCATTGTGGATAATGCTGACCTCGCAGAAGAACTGAAAACCCAAATCCAAGAAGAAGGCGCAAGCTTTGAGGCTCTAGCTAAACAATATTCTTTGACCGACGACAAAATGGTGAATGGCATGATGGGGCCGGTCAGCCGAGGGACGTTGCCCGATGCCATCCGTGCCCAAATCGACGCTGCCAACCCTGGCGACCTGCTAGGGCCGATCGAATTGGAAAACCGTTGGGGGCTTTTCCGGGTGGAGCAGAAGATGGACGCAACCCTAGATGATGTGCAGCTTCAGCAAGCCCTACGCAATGAATTATTTGAACGCTGGATTGCCGACAAAATCCAGAAAATGACGGTGAAGTTACAAGTTGGAGAATAG
- a CDS encoding type I secretion system permease/ATPase, producing the protein MITNDISTKFPWDKPPLCYLTPEQQVLFKTQGELRRYRLGEPLWSADNPGDIILILAGKVRLVTDEGKSLMLQPGDWIGDLLDLSGYKARSAADGVEAIVWPTPLWETVNTQEMSRFWATQRTQYQPQTDRSPQPTQGFPFVAGINTAAACLTMVANHLQNPAQLEWVQRQVRSQKPSSVVEAAEKLGLHLRRITIDWQGMRLLEFPALMLKQGDEDPYWLVVYGIRGDRMIVADPMNPAATCEAIHRSQIEPTWDRQLWQVEMIQKQERFNLGWFLPAVWKYRGLLGEVLFASLTLQLLGLATPMITQVIIDRVMVQGSISTLDVMAIAMLGVAVFEATLGCLRLFIFTHTARRLDLSLSAQLFRHLMRLPLAYFESRRVGDTVARVQELENIRQFLTGTALTVVLDSIFAVVYLGLMAYYNLFLTGVALAVLPLFAILTLTTTPILRNWLNETFNRNADSQSFLVETVTGIHSVKAHTAEKASRDRWEGLFARYIRTSFKASTTQNISGSIADFLTKFSYLLILWVGATLVIKQELTVGQLVAFQMLSGQVTGPLLRLVQLWQNLQQVLLSVDRIGDILNASPEAEPGSGLVLPTLQGEVKFEQVFFRYNQSQEPVLKGISFEVKPGMLVGVVGRSGSGKSTLSKLLQRLYLPESGRILVDGFDVKSADLHSLRTQMGVVLQEDFIFNGNIIENISLGRPDISAEQVVEAARLAAAHDFVSELPHGYETNVGERGTALSGGQRQRIALARLFLSDAPLMILDEATSALDSETEQQVLQNLQQVSGNRTIFMIAHRFAPLRRADLILVMEKGVVAEKGTHDELLRKKGLYYSLYQRQQAAV; encoded by the coding sequence ATGATAACCAACGATATTTCTACCAAGTTTCCCTGGGATAAGCCGCCGCTGTGTTATCTCACGCCCGAACAGCAGGTTCTCTTCAAAACCCAAGGGGAATTACGACGATATCGCCTAGGGGAACCCCTCTGGTCAGCGGATAATCCAGGGGATATCATCCTGATTCTGGCGGGGAAAGTGCGCCTGGTGACGGATGAAGGCAAATCCCTGATGTTGCAGCCTGGAGACTGGATTGGAGATTTGCTGGATCTATCAGGCTATAAAGCCCGATCGGCGGCGGATGGGGTCGAGGCGATCGTCTGGCCGACGCCCCTGTGGGAAACGGTGAACACCCAGGAGATGAGCCGTTTCTGGGCAACCCAACGCACACAATACCAGCCCCAAACCGATCGATCGCCCCAGCCCACCCAAGGCTTTCCCTTTGTTGCCGGCATCAACACCGCCGCCGCCTGCCTCACCATGGTGGCTAACCATTTGCAAAATCCGGCTCAGTTGGAATGGGTGCAGCGCCAAGTGCGCAGCCAAAAGCCCAGCAGTGTCGTGGAAGCAGCGGAAAAGCTGGGTCTGCATTTGCGACGGATTACGATCGACTGGCAAGGGATGCGGTTGCTGGAATTTCCAGCGTTAATGCTGAAACAGGGCGATGAAGATCCCTATTGGCTGGTGGTCTATGGGATTCGGGGCGATCGCATGATCGTAGCGGATCCCATGAATCCTGCGGCCACCTGTGAAGCCATCCATCGATCGCAGATTGAACCGACTTGGGATCGGCAACTGTGGCAAGTTGAGATGATTCAAAAGCAGGAACGGTTCAACCTGGGCTGGTTCCTGCCTGCGGTCTGGAAGTATCGCGGTTTGCTGGGGGAGGTGCTGTTTGCCTCGCTGACGCTGCAATTGCTAGGGCTAGCGACGCCCATGATTACCCAAGTCATCATTGACCGGGTGATGGTGCAGGGCAGTATCTCCACCCTGGATGTCATGGCGATCGCGATGTTGGGGGTTGCCGTCTTCGAAGCGACCTTGGGTTGCTTGCGGTTGTTCATCTTTACCCACACTGCACGGCGGTTGGATCTCTCCCTCTCGGCCCAGTTGTTCCGCCACCTGATGCGCTTGCCCTTGGCCTACTTTGAATCCCGCCGGGTGGGGGATACGGTGGCGCGGGTGCAGGAGTTGGAAAATATTCGCCAATTCCTGACGGGGACTGCGCTGACGGTGGTCTTGGACTCCATTTTTGCGGTGGTTTATCTGGGGTTGATGGCCTACTACAACCTCTTCCTGACGGGAGTCGCGCTGGCGGTGTTGCCCCTGTTCGCGATTTTGACCCTGACCACGACCCCGATTCTGCGTAACTGGCTCAACGAAACCTTTAACCGCAATGCCGATAGTCAGTCCTTCCTGGTGGAGACGGTAACGGGGATCCATTCGGTCAAAGCCCATACGGCAGAGAAAGCCTCCCGCGATCGCTGGGAAGGGTTGTTCGCCCGCTATATTCGCACCAGCTTCAAAGCCTCGACCACGCAAAATATCAGCGGCAGTATTGCGGACTTTCTCACCAAGTTTTCCTATCTGCTCATCCTGTGGGTGGGGGCGACGCTGGTGATCAAGCAGGAACTCACCGTGGGGCAATTGGTGGCATTCCAAATGCTGTCCGGCCAAGTGACTGGGCCGCTGCTGCGCCTGGTGCAACTCTGGCAGAACCTACAACAGGTCTTGCTCTCGGTCGATCGGATCGGCGATATCCTCAATGCGTCCCCAGAAGCGGAACCGGGTTCGGGCTTGGTGCTGCCTACGCTGCAAGGGGAAGTAAAGTTTGAGCAGGTCTTTTTTCGGTATAACCAGAGCCAAGAGCCCGTTCTGAAGGGCATTTCCTTTGAGGTGAAGCCGGGAATGCTCGTCGGTGTTGTGGGTCGAAGCGGATCCGGTAAGAGTACCCTGTCTAAGTTATTGCAACGGTTGTACCTGCCGGAGTCCGGTCGGATTCTGGTGGATGGCTTCGATGTCAAGAGTGCCGATCTGCACTCTCTACGAACCCAGATGGGGGTGGTGTTGCAGGAAGACTTTATCTTCAATGGCAACATCATTGAAAACATTAGCCTAGGTCGTCCTGATATTTCTGCCGAGCAGGTGGTGGAAGCAGCGCGACTGGCTGCGGCCCATGACTTTGTGAGCGAACTGCCCCACGGCTATGAAACCAATGTGGGTGAGCGGGGAACGGCGCTGTCCGGTGGTCAGCGGCAACGCATTGCCCTAGCGCGCTTGTTCCTCTCCGATGCGCCGTTGATGATTTTGGATGAGGCGACTAGTGCTTTGGATAGTGAAACGGAGCAACAGGTCTTGCAAAATCTGCAACAGGTGTCGGGGAACCGTACGATCTTTATGATTGCCCACCGGTTTGCGCCATTGCGTCGGGCGGATCTGATTCTGGTGATGGAGAAGGGCGTGGTAGCTGAGAAAGGCACCCATGATGAGCTTTTGCGCAAGAAGGGGCTGTATTACTCACTGTATCAACGTCAACAAGCAGCCGTTTAA
- a CDS encoding N-acetylmuramidase domain-containing protein: MTTWSVATLQNDRVFVSDLQQRLIYWGYQPGLVDGFWGQRTQAAYAAFANANGFKANEFSPQAAQKLLQLPKLSLQQVGNGTINWPVAVLVDDPNIVREIQQRLTDRGLQPGPVDGDWGKRTQAAYESFARSNSYPIDRLTPLAAQKLLFPTKPTLQQVANGTVNWILAIVTADPTITREIQQRLTVWRYQPGVVDGDWGARTQSAYVAFTKANNLRAETLTPQTAKLLLQAPPASLTPTPTPTPTPTPTPTPTPTPPPTPTPTPTPTPTPTPTPTPTPTPTPTPTPTPTPTPTPTPTPTPTPTPTPTPTPTPTPTPTPTPTPPTAKPDRLPAGLRALSQGTYAWPTTEIQPNRAIAAQVQESLNALGYGLGAADGLWGPRTQRAYVAFCGIYGLDPATVSPRAAKLLLEPEVPGIPVVANPPALSLNDYRAVANTIGCEVAAVRAVVSVEAAGSGFHRDGRPKILFEAHWFSDFTNSRYDFSNSNISSPVWNRNLYIGGLGEWDRLYQAVNLDRAGALKSASWGLGQVMGFNHRAAGYADVETFVRDMHQSEGKQLMAMFSFIRTNGLDRFLIRRDWAGFALRYNGESYRANRYDEKLADSYEYWSTIT; the protein is encoded by the coding sequence ATGACCACTTGGTCTGTGGCCACCCTGCAAAACGATCGCGTCTTTGTCAGCGATTTGCAACAGCGTTTGATCTATTGGGGCTACCAGCCTGGGTTAGTGGATGGTTTTTGGGGGCAAAGAACCCAAGCGGCTTACGCTGCTTTTGCGAATGCCAATGGGTTTAAAGCCAATGAGTTCTCCCCCCAAGCGGCCCAAAAGTTGTTGCAATTGCCTAAGCTTAGCCTCCAGCAGGTCGGCAATGGAACCATAAATTGGCCTGTAGCGGTGCTTGTTGATGATCCCAATATTGTTCGAGAAATTCAGCAACGGTTGACCGATCGCGGGTTACAACCGGGGCCAGTCGATGGTGACTGGGGCAAACGCACCCAAGCGGCCTATGAATCCTTTGCACGGTCAAATTCCTACCCAATTGATAGGCTTACGCCCTTAGCGGCCCAGAAATTACTGTTTCCGACTAAGCCAACACTGCAACAGGTGGCTAACGGGACAGTCAATTGGATCCTTGCGATCGTGACTGCTGATCCGACGATTACCCGCGAAATCCAACAGCGTTTAACGGTATGGAGGTACCAACCGGGTGTTGTGGATGGAGATTGGGGCGCAAGAACCCAAAGCGCCTACGTTGCGTTTACGAAAGCCAATAATCTCAGAGCAGAGACCCTAACGCCTCAAACTGCCAAGCTTCTTCTGCAAGCTCCGCCTGCGTCTCTCACCCCGACCCCAACCCCGACACCCACTCCTACCCCGACACCCACTCCTACTCCGACACCTCCCCCAACACCCACTCCGACACCCACTCCAACACCAACACCCACTCCAACACCAACACCCACTCCAACACCAACACCCACTCCAACACCAACACCCACTCCTACTCCGACACCCACTCCAACACCAACACCCACTCCTACTCCGACACCCACTCCTACTCCGACACCTACTCCTACCCCAACACCCACTCCTACCCCTCCTACGGCAAAGCCCGATCGCTTACCCGCAGGATTGCGAGCTTTATCTCAGGGCACCTATGCTTGGCCGACGACCGAAATTCAGCCGAACCGCGCGATCGCGGCTCAGGTACAGGAATCTCTGAATGCACTGGGCTATGGGCTGGGTGCGGCGGATGGCCTATGGGGGCCCCGAACTCAGCGTGCTTATGTTGCGTTTTGTGGAATCTATGGGTTGGATCCTGCTACTGTTTCTCCCCGTGCGGCTAAGCTACTCTTGGAACCGGAAGTACCAGGCATTCCTGTTGTGGCGAACCCACCCGCCTTATCGCTCAATGACTATCGTGCCGTGGCCAATACGATCGGCTGTGAAGTCGCCGCAGTTCGAGCGGTTGTTTCTGTGGAAGCGGCTGGATCGGGATTTCATCGAGATGGTCGTCCTAAAATTCTTTTTGAAGCCCATTGGTTTTCTGACTTTACCAATAGCCGCTATGACTTCAGCAATTCCAATATCTCTAGCCCCGTGTGGAACCGGAACCTTTACATCGGGGGCCTAGGGGAATGGGATCGTTTGTATCAGGCGGTCAATCTCGATCGGGCGGGGGCACTCAAATCCGCTTCCTGGGGATTGGGGCAAGTTATGGGCTTTAACCACCGGGCCGCAGGGTATGCCGATGTGGAAACTTTTGTGCGGGACATGCACCAGAGCGAAGGCAAGCAACTCATGGCGATGTTTAGCTTCATCAGAACCAATGGCCTCGATCGTTTTCTCATTCGTCGGGATTGGGCGGGATTTGCACTGCGGTACAACGGTGAAAGCTACCGTGCCAACCGCTACGATGAAAAATTAGCAGACTCCTATGAATACTGGTCAACCATTACCTAG
- a CDS encoding retropepsin-like aspartic protease, with amino-acid sequence MKRPCFQFFPTALVGLGLTTGIATVIGPSFPAIAQNTCYMVTSSGQRVSLGTLCGEEPPEKASKTPKDGIYRVKIKRRLASTPVIDVTFNGKPFEMILDTGASSTLITRDMANALGLKPIGVRKVIIADGSVVQFPVGSIGSVSTGGLTTKNLKVTIADKADVGLLGHDFFGRYDVKIKRNSIEFHPQSN; translated from the coding sequence ATGAAACGTCCGTGCTTTCAATTCTTTCCTACGGCTCTCGTCGGTCTTGGCTTAACTACAGGGATCGCAACGGTTATCGGACCCTCCTTCCCCGCGATCGCGCAAAATACTTGTTACATGGTGACATCATCGGGGCAACGGGTGAGTTTGGGCACACTCTGTGGAGAGGAACCCCCGGAAAAAGCCAGCAAAACGCCTAAGGATGGAATTTATCGCGTCAAAATCAAGCGACGGCTAGCTTCGACCCCCGTGATTGATGTGACGTTTAATGGTAAGCCCTTTGAGATGATTCTTGATACAGGGGCCAGCAGCACTTTGATTACGCGCGATATGGCCAATGCTTTGGGGCTAAAACCGATCGGAGTCCGGAAGGTCATCATTGCGGATGGTAGTGTGGTGCAGTTTCCAGTCGGTTCGATCGGCTCCGTGTCTACAGGGGGCTTAACTACCAAGAATTTGAAAGTGACGATCGCGGACAAAGCCGATGTGGGTTTACTCGGTCACGATTTCTTCGGTCGCTACGATGTCAAAATCAAACGCAATTCGATCGAATTTCATCCCCAAAGTAATTAG
- a CDS encoding response regulator has product MNDQPVGSSIEILLVEDSPSDAYLLTRYFRQRNNPNSSDSTNLSDSTDRSITQCQIHWVQDGESALDYLHQRGDYAAVQLPRLILLDLNLPGLDGCEVLAHIKTDPILKKIPVIILTTSSSEVDILRAYDLHTNCYITKPTNLAEFSEVYATINHFWLSMVQLPNL; this is encoded by the coding sequence ATGAATGATCAGCCTGTAGGTTCGTCGATCGAAATTCTCCTTGTTGAAGACTCACCTAGCGATGCCTATCTGTTGACTCGATACTTTAGACAACGGAACAATCCAAACAGTTCAGACAGCACTAATCTTTCAGACAGCACCGATCGTTCTATTACACAGTGTCAGATTCATTGGGTGCAAGATGGAGAATCCGCACTGGATTACTTGCACCAACGGGGAGACTATGCAGCGGTGCAGCTTCCCCGGCTGATTTTGCTCGATTTAAATCTGCCGGGGTTAGATGGGTGTGAAGTGCTTGCCCATATCAAGACAGATCCCATTCTAAAGAAAATTCCAGTCATCATTCTGACCACCTCGTCCAGTGAAGTCGATATTCTACGGGCATACGATTTACACACGAATTGCTACATCACCAAGCCAACTAACTTAGCTGAATTTTCGGAAGTTTACGCTACCATTAACCATTTTTGGCTATCGATGGTTCAGTTACCCAATCTTTGA
- a CDS encoding PAS domain-containing protein, with translation MFSIHTEGFDISRAIIDNPLTIAPTASVIEALQLMSAEKFSCSLLCSLTSHESPLNPASLAAMADARASCVLVIAENQLVGILTERDVVRLSGENRDLATVTMAEAMSHPVQTLQRSDLKDIFVPLNLFRQHRIRHLGILEADGSVVGIITHESIQQLLQPVDLLRMRCVSEVMVSQVISVSAEVSILQVAQLMTQHRISCIVVAEPAAEIEQPFATPSTTPQASPCLEAPPPALRPIGIVTEKDIVHYQTLQLPLERIAVQEVMSRPVFTVYPEESILVAHQRLQTYRISRIVVVNQQGHLTGLITQTSLLNLLNPSQLYQVLEVLHNRVTYLEQEKQAKVTLALKAADAGMWEWNLTDRTMTWSDENFALLGYAVNACSASYEAWLQAIHPDDRDRVIQQVQSDIATQSDLNLEYRVLWPDGTCRWLTDIGQLTYDSAGNPINVLGIRLDITERKQAESLIQSTNLTLEQQITQRTHALQQSEEKFRQLAEHINAVFWLTDLNHQLLYISPAYQRIWPKEQQPLFKSIEHCLQSVHIADHPKLRQAFEHMLEAPQALEYRSFKPDGTLRWMYARSFPIRDASGQVYRLSGLLEDITQRKLVEEALQDSEQRYASLAAAAPVGIFRTDAEGHCIYVNERWCEIAGLSAEAALGEGWIASLYLEDRSQVFAAWQQFLDSDHPFQLEYRLQRPDQQITWVYGQAVAERNSHGDVISYVGTITDISDRKRAEQALQKQIEFNRIITNFSNSFINTTFDEIPSAIQSALQVIGELGPVDLIYVMNFADSSQPVTLLYQPGPSPRGATEFPAIVPEFQNFSPLHHPLHDFPWTEAQVQVSEFVYLPCLEALPPEAAIDRHHWRRLDIKSLLVFPLSYAGDITGWVCFIDRSHEHRWSTTEVMALEQFSVAISHALQRQRSEQLLQDYNYRLEQQVAERTEALRQSQAELQTLNQELLRSNQELENFAYVASHDLREPLRAIVSHTQILQEIAQAQSLDEGMLECLHYIQDGGLRMQQLIQDLLIYARLSYRELERGSLNCQEVIEEVLRNLHVAIVDNQATIIVDPLPTLQANRTQMIQLLQNLVDNAIKFRQSSPQANPPRIHITAIPLPTQGWQFAIQDNGIGMKPQYLDRIFDIFRRLHPRTKFPGTGIGLAICKKIVELYGGKIWAESELGVGTTIYFTILN, from the coding sequence ATGTTCTCCATCCATACTGAAGGGTTTGATATTAGCCGAGCGATTATTGACAACCCCTTAACGATCGCGCCTACGGCCTCGGTCATCGAGGCGCTTCAGTTGATGAGTGCAGAGAAATTCAGTTGTTCACTACTCTGTTCACTCACCAGCCATGAGTCCCCCTTGAATCCAGCCTCTCTCGCTGCAATGGCGGATGCTAGAGCGAGCTGTGTCCTCGTGATTGCAGAGAATCAATTAGTCGGCATCTTAACAGAACGAGATGTGGTGCGCTTGAGTGGAGAAAACCGGGATTTGGCCACGGTGACGATGGCAGAAGCGATGTCCCATCCTGTGCAAACCCTGCAACGATCGGACTTGAAAGATATTTTCGTTCCCTTAAATCTGTTTAGACAGCATCGGATTCGGCACCTCGGCATTTTGGAAGCAGACGGTTCTGTTGTGGGCATCATCACCCATGAGAGCATTCAGCAGTTATTGCAACCTGTAGATTTACTGCGAATGCGCTGTGTGTCTGAAGTTATGGTAAGCCAAGTGATTTCAGTCTCCGCTGAGGTTTCGATTTTGCAAGTGGCTCAGCTCATGACCCAGCATCGTATTAGCTGTATTGTGGTTGCTGAACCTGCGGCGGAGATTGAGCAGCCTTTTGCCACACCCAGCACAACCCCTCAAGCATCCCCTTGCCTAGAAGCGCCACCACCTGCATTGCGACCGATCGGTATCGTTACCGAAAAAGATATTGTTCACTATCAGACATTGCAACTTCCACTAGAGCGAATTGCTGTCCAAGAGGTTATGAGTCGGCCTGTATTTACGGTGTATCCCGAAGAGTCAATTCTAGTAGCCCATCAAAGACTGCAAACCTATCGCATCAGCCGGATTGTTGTCGTCAATCAGCAGGGCCATTTAACGGGTCTCATCACCCAAACCAGTTTGTTGAATCTTTTGAATCCGAGTCAGCTTTATCAAGTCCTGGAGGTGCTCCACAACAGAGTGACTTACTTAGAACAGGAAAAACAGGCCAAAGTGACCCTAGCTCTCAAAGCAGCGGATGCTGGGATGTGGGAATGGAACTTGACCGATCGCACCATGACTTGGTCGGATGAAAATTTTGCGCTGCTCGGCTATGCGGTCAATGCGTGTTCAGCCTCCTATGAAGCTTGGTTACAGGCTATCCATCCCGACGATCGCGATCGAGTCATTCAACAAGTACAATCTGACATCGCTACCCAATCAGATCTCAACTTGGAATATCGAGTCCTGTGGCCTGATGGAACCTGTCGCTGGCTGACGGATATTGGACAACTGACCTATGACTCGGCTGGCAATCCGATCAACGTATTGGGAATCCGCCTCGACATTACTGAGCGCAAACAAGCAGAATCACTCATTCAGTCCACTAACCTCACCTTAGAACAACAGATCACACAACGTACCCATGCATTGCAACAAAGTGAGGAAAAATTTCGCCAGTTAGCAGAACATATCAATGCTGTTTTTTGGTTAACAGATCTGAATCATCAACTGCTCTATATCAGTCCGGCCTATCAGCGTATCTGGCCCAAAGAGCAGCAACCGCTATTTAAATCGATCGAGCATTGTCTCCAATCGGTTCATATTGCAGATCATCCCAAGCTCCGCCAAGCCTTTGAGCATATGTTGGAAGCACCGCAAGCGTTGGAATATCGATCGTTCAAGCCTGATGGGACGCTTCGTTGGATGTATGCCCGATCGTTCCCCATTCGTGATGCCTCGGGCCAAGTCTATCGCTTGAGTGGACTGTTGGAAGATATCACCCAACGTAAATTGGTGGAGGAAGCCCTCCAAGACAGTGAACAACGCTATGCTTCCTTAGCTGCCGCTGCCCCCGTTGGCATTTTTCGCACGGATGCGGAGGGACATTGTATTTACGTCAATGAACGCTGGTGCGAAATTGCCGGTCTCTCGGCTGAAGCTGCGTTGGGTGAAGGCTGGATTGCATCCCTGTATCTGGAGGATCGAAGCCAGGTATTTGCAGCGTGGCAACAGTTTCTTGATAGTGATCATCCCTTTCAACTGGAGTATCGATTGCAACGGCCTGATCAGCAAATCACCTGGGTCTACGGCCAAGCGGTTGCAGAACGTAACTCCCATGGAGACGTGATTAGTTACGTTGGCACTATTACTGATATTAGCGATCGCAAACGAGCTGAACAAGCATTGCAAAAACAAATTGAATTCAATCGCATCATTACCAATTTTTCCAATTCATTTATCAACACCACATTCGATGAAATTCCTAGCGCCATCCAGTCAGCCTTGCAGGTAATCGGAGAATTAGGGCCGGTTGACTTGATCTATGTAATGAATTTTGCGGATTCTAGTCAACCGGTTACGCTGCTGTATCAACCGGGGCCATCTCCACGGGGGGCCACTGAATTTCCTGCGATCGTTCCAGAATTCCAAAATTTTTCACCCCTTCACCATCCTTTGCACGACTTCCCTTGGACAGAAGCACAAGTACAGGTCAGCGAGTTTGTCTATTTACCTTGTCTCGAGGCTCTGCCCCCGGAAGCAGCGATCGATCGTCACCATTGGCGTAGGCTGGACATCAAATCTTTGCTCGTGTTTCCGCTTTCCTATGCAGGAGACATTACAGGCTGGGTCTGCTTCATCGATCGCAGCCATGAACATCGGTGGTCTACCACAGAAGTAATGGCCTTAGAACAATTTAGTGTTGCAATTAGTCATGCATTGCAACGGCAGCGATCGGAACAGTTATTGCAGGACTATAACTATCGCCTCGAACAACAGGTTGCAGAACGTACCGAAGCGCTCCGTCAAAGCCAAGCGGAACTGCAAACTTTAAATCAAGAACTCTTGCGATCGAACCAGGAATTAGAAAATTTTGCCTACGTGGCATCTCACGATCTACGAGAACCCCTGAGGGCGATCGTTAGCCACACCCAAATCCTCCAAGAAATAGCCCAAGCCCAGTCCTTAGATGAGGGGATGCTGGAATGCTTGCACTACATCCAGGATGGGGGCTTACGGATGCAGCAGTTAATTCAAGATCTCTTAATCTATGCGCGTCTTAGCTATCGCGAATTAGAACGGGGTTCCTTGAATTGTCAAGAAGTCATAGAAGAGGTTTTGAGAAACCTACATGTTGCGATCGTAGATAATCAAGCCACCATCATTGTTGATCCATTGCCAACACTGCAGGCCAATCGCACCCAAATGATCCAGCTTTTACAAAATCTTGTGGATAATGCAATCAAGTTTCGCCAATCTAGCCCACAAGCCAATCCGCCTCGCATTCACATCACAGCCATTCCACTTCCCACCCAAGGCTGGCAGTTTGCCATACAAGATAATGGCATTGGGATGAAGCCACAGTACCTCGATCGTATTTTTGATATTTTTCGTCGATTACATCCCCGAACCAAATTTCCTGGAACAGGGATTGGGTTAGCAATTTGCAAAAAAATTGTTGAATTATATGGTGGTAAAATCTGGGCGGAATCTGAATTGGGTGTAGGCACCACCATTTATTTCACAATTCTGAATTAG